A window of the Pseudomonas sp. B21_DOA genome harbors these coding sequences:
- a CDS encoding arsenate reductase ArsC, producing MRVLFMCTANSCRSILSEGMFNHLAPAGFQAVSAGSFPKGQVLPRSLSTLQKHGIAIDGLHSKGNDAFANNPPDIVITVCDKAAGETCPVYFGLALKTHWGLEDPSEVQGDEASIDAAFQATLMRIGQRCQAFLDLPFHSLSREQLKAELDRIGTL from the coding sequence ATGCGAGTCCTGTTCATGTGCACGGCCAACAGCTGCCGCAGCATTCTTTCCGAAGGCATGTTCAATCACCTGGCCCCCGCTGGTTTCCAAGCGGTGAGTGCCGGCAGTTTTCCCAAAGGCCAGGTTCTGCCGCGTAGCCTGTCGACTTTGCAAAAGCACGGTATCGCCATCGACGGGTTGCACAGCAAAGGCAACGACGCCTTCGCAAACAACCCGCCGGATATCGTCATCACTGTCTGCGACAAAGCCGCCGGCGAAACCTGTCCGGTGTATTTCGGTCTGGCACTGAAAACGCATTGGGGACTGGAGGATCCGTCCGAAGTGCAGGGCGACGAAGCGTCAATCGACGCGGCTTTCCAGGCCACTTTGATGCGCATCGGCCAGCGCTGCCAGGCCTTCCTCGATCTGCCGTTTCACTCGCTCAGTCGCGAGCAACTGAAAGCCGAACTCGACCGCATCGGCACGCTGTAA
- a CDS encoding metalloregulator ArsR/SmtB family transcription factor, giving the protein MITPTEVFKSLADETRVRAILLIAEQGELCVCELMCALGDSQPKISRHLAQLRSNGLLLDRRQGQWVYYRLNPELPVWISEILQVTVKANADWLKDNSARLQNMDGRPVRERACC; this is encoded by the coding sequence ATGATCACCCCCACCGAAGTCTTCAAAAGCCTCGCTGACGAGACCCGCGTCCGCGCCATTTTGCTCATCGCCGAGCAAGGCGAGCTCTGTGTCTGCGAGCTGATGTGCGCGCTGGGCGACAGCCAGCCGAAAATCAGCCGCCACCTCGCGCAACTGCGCAGCAATGGTTTGCTGCTCGACCGCCGTCAGGGCCAGTGGGTGTATTACCGCCTGAACCCGGAGCTGCCGGTATGGATCAGCGAAATACTCCAGGTGACGGTCAAGGCCAATGCCGATTGGCTCAAGGACAACTCCGCACGCCTGCAAAACATGGATGGCCGTCCCGTGCGCGAACGCGCCTGCTGCTGA